In Hippoglossus stenolepis isolate QCI-W04-F060 chromosome 5, HSTE1.2, whole genome shotgun sequence, one genomic interval encodes:
- the LOC118109706 gene encoding glucoside xylosyltransferase 1-like isoform X2, translating to MRCYLHAFLLCVVLTLCSLLYVFSKLASTLEDREEWRDVREQGIPGRSSHDTGHLLRKGPGLAGLRDRGEDGLDRVRSGAAVKEPIDDRSHLAVVACGPRLEETLTMLKSAVLFSKKPLHFYIFAEDNLHVSFRSALDSWPRTVQTKFKFTIYPITFPEENAKEWKKLFKPCASQRLFLPLILKEVDSLLYVDTDILFLRPVEDMWALLSQFSSSHLAAMAPEHEEPRIGWYNRFARHPYYGKTGINSGVMLMNMTRLRENFFKNDMTTVSLRWEEILMPLLQKYKLNITWGDQDLLNIIFHHNPESLYVFPCQWNYRPDHCIYGSNCQQAEQEGVFILHGNRGVYHDDKQPAFRAVYEAIQKYQFGKNMEAYLLQPLEASLQTTTHTYCGRASHLFTKRLKQSIINRTSHKDDNPAGS from the exons ATGCGATGCTACCTTCACGCATTTCTCCTGTGCGTGGTCCTCACCCTGTGCTCACTGCTCTACGTGTTCAGTAAACTAGCCTCCACCTTGGAGGAcagggaggagtggagggacGTCAGAGAGCAGGGGATACCGGGGAGGAGCAGTCATGACACCGGGCACCTTCTCAGGAAAGGACCGGGGCTGGCAGGCCTCCGGGACCGCGGTGAAGACGGGCTTGACAg AGTGAGGTCAGGTGCTGCTGTCAAAGAACCTATCGATGACAGGAGTCACCTGGCTGTGGTGGCCTGTGGCCCCAGGCTAGAGGAGACTCTCACCATGCTGAAGTCTGCTGTTCTCTTCAGCAAAAAGCCTCTGCACTTTTACATCTTTGCCGAGGATAATCTACATGTCAGCTTCAGAAGTGCT CTGGACTCCTGGCCCAGAACAGTTCAGACCAAGTTTAAGTTCACCATCTATCCCATCACTTTTCCCGAGGAGAATGCAAAGGAGTGGAAGAAGCTCTTCAAACCTTGTGCTTCTCAGAGACTCTTCCTGCCA CTGATCCTGAAGGAGGTGGATTCTTTGCTGTATGTGGACACAGATATCCTTTTCCTGCGCCCCGTCGAGGACATGTGGGCTTTGCTTTCTCAGTTCAGTTCAAGCCACTTAGCTGCCATGGCTCCAGAGCACGAGGAGCCACGCATCGGCTGGTACAACCGTTTCGCCCGTCACCCTTATTATGGCAAGACAGGCATCAACTCAGGTGTCATGCTCATGAACATGACTCGCCTCAGGGAGAACTTTTTTAAG AATGACATGACCACAGTTTCACTGCGGTGGGAGGAAATTCTGATGCCTCTTCTCCAGAAGTATAAACTCAATATCACGTGGGGGGACCAGGACCTCCTAAATATCATATTCCATCATAACCCAG AGAGCCTGTATGTGTTTCCCTGCCAGTGGAACTACCGTCCAGACCACTGTATCTATGGCAGCAACTGTCAACAGGCTGAACAAGAAGGTGTCTTCATTCTCCATGGTAACAGGGGAGTGTACCATGATGACAAGCAGCCAGCGTTTCGAGCCGTCTACGAAGCCATCCAAAAG TACCAGTTTGGGAAGAACATGGAGGCGTACCTTCTTCAGCCTCTAGAAGCGTCGCTGCAGaccaccacacacacctactgTGGAAGAGCCAGCCACCTTTTTACCAAGAGGCTAAAACAGAGCATCATCAACAGGACGTCGCACAAAGACGACAATCCGGCCGGCTCTTAA
- the LOC118109706 gene encoding glucoside xylosyltransferase 1-like isoform X1, producing MRCYLHAFLLCVVLTLCSLLYVFSKLASTLEDREEWRDVREQGIPGRSSHDTGHLLRKGPGLAGLRDRGEDGLDRCKSLSVSYWSPYWRLPADVCGVSCFLDSTLRVRSGAAVKEPIDDRSHLAVVACGPRLEETLTMLKSAVLFSKKPLHFYIFAEDNLHVSFRSALDSWPRTVQTKFKFTIYPITFPEENAKEWKKLFKPCASQRLFLPLILKEVDSLLYVDTDILFLRPVEDMWALLSQFSSSHLAAMAPEHEEPRIGWYNRFARHPYYGKTGINSGVMLMNMTRLRENFFKNDMTTVSLRWEEILMPLLQKYKLNITWGDQDLLNIIFHHNPESLYVFPCQWNYRPDHCIYGSNCQQAEQEGVFILHGNRGVYHDDKQPAFRAVYEAIQKYQFGKNMEAYLLQPLEASLQTTTHTYCGRASHLFTKRLKQSIINRTSHKDDNPAGS from the exons ATGCGATGCTACCTTCACGCATTTCTCCTGTGCGTGGTCCTCACCCTGTGCTCACTGCTCTACGTGTTCAGTAAACTAGCCTCCACCTTGGAGGAcagggaggagtggagggacGTCAGAGAGCAGGGGATACCGGGGAGGAGCAGTCATGACACCGGGCACCTTCTCAGGAAAGGACCGGGGCTGGCAGGCCTCCGGGACCGCGGTGAAGACGGGCTTGACAg GTGTAAATCACTGTCAGTTTCTTACTGGAGTCCATATTGGAGACTGCCTGCTGATGTTTGTGGAGTGAGCTGCTTTTTGGACTCTACTCTTAG AGTGAGGTCAGGTGCTGCTGTCAAAGAACCTATCGATGACAGGAGTCACCTGGCTGTGGTGGCCTGTGGCCCCAGGCTAGAGGAGACTCTCACCATGCTGAAGTCTGCTGTTCTCTTCAGCAAAAAGCCTCTGCACTTTTACATCTTTGCCGAGGATAATCTACATGTCAGCTTCAGAAGTGCT CTGGACTCCTGGCCCAGAACAGTTCAGACCAAGTTTAAGTTCACCATCTATCCCATCACTTTTCCCGAGGAGAATGCAAAGGAGTGGAAGAAGCTCTTCAAACCTTGTGCTTCTCAGAGACTCTTCCTGCCA CTGATCCTGAAGGAGGTGGATTCTTTGCTGTATGTGGACACAGATATCCTTTTCCTGCGCCCCGTCGAGGACATGTGGGCTTTGCTTTCTCAGTTCAGTTCAAGCCACTTAGCTGCCATGGCTCCAGAGCACGAGGAGCCACGCATCGGCTGGTACAACCGTTTCGCCCGTCACCCTTATTATGGCAAGACAGGCATCAACTCAGGTGTCATGCTCATGAACATGACTCGCCTCAGGGAGAACTTTTTTAAG AATGACATGACCACAGTTTCACTGCGGTGGGAGGAAATTCTGATGCCTCTTCTCCAGAAGTATAAACTCAATATCACGTGGGGGGACCAGGACCTCCTAAATATCATATTCCATCATAACCCAG AGAGCCTGTATGTGTTTCCCTGCCAGTGGAACTACCGTCCAGACCACTGTATCTATGGCAGCAACTGTCAACAGGCTGAACAAGAAGGTGTCTTCATTCTCCATGGTAACAGGGGAGTGTACCATGATGACAAGCAGCCAGCGTTTCGAGCCGTCTACGAAGCCATCCAAAAG TACCAGTTTGGGAAGAACATGGAGGCGTACCTTCTTCAGCCTCTAGAAGCGTCGCTGCAGaccaccacacacacctactgTGGAAGAGCCAGCCACCTTTTTACCAAGAGGCTAAAACAGAGCATCATCAACAGGACGTCGCACAAAGACGACAATCCGGCCGGCTCTTAA